A region of Pseudomonas putida DNA encodes the following proteins:
- a CDS encoding single-stranded DNA-binding protein, giving the protein MARGVNKVILVGTCGQDPEVRYLPNGNAVTNLSLATSEQWTDKQSGQKVERTEWHRVSLFGKVAEIAGEYLRKGSQVYIEGKLQTREWEKDGIKRYTTEIIVDINGTMQLLGGRPQNQQGGGDQYNQGGGNNYNQGGQQQQYNQAPPRQQAQRPQQAPQRPAPQQPAPQPAADFDSFDDDIPF; this is encoded by the coding sequence ATGGCCCGTGGGGTTAACAAAGTCATTCTGGTCGGCACCTGTGGCCAGGATCCCGAAGTCCGCTACCTGCCCAACGGTAACGCCGTGACCAACCTGAGCCTGGCTACCAGCGAGCAGTGGACCGACAAGCAGTCGGGCCAGAAGGTCGAGCGTACCGAGTGGCACCGTGTGTCGCTGTTCGGCAAGGTTGCCGAAATCGCCGGTGAATACCTGCGCAAGGGTTCGCAGGTGTACATCGAAGGCAAGCTGCAGACCCGCGAGTGGGAAAAAGACGGCATCAAGCGTTACACCACCGAAATCATCGTCGACATCAACGGCACCATGCAACTGCTGGGCGGCCGTCCGCAGAACCAGCAAGGTGGCGGCGACCAGTACAACCAGGGTGGTGGCAACAACTACAACCAGGGTGGCCAGCAGCAACAGTACAACCAGGCCCCGCCACGTCAGCAGGCCCAGCGCCCGCAGCAGGCGCCACAGCGTCCTGCGCCGCAGCAGCCAGCGCCGCAGCCGGCTGCTGACTTTGACAGCTTTGATGACGATATTCCGTTCTGA
- a CDS encoding MFS transporter: MHDTHNERMSGSETRAAGGLALVFAFRMLGMFMVLPVLATYGMDLAGATPALIGLAIGAYGLTQAFLQIPFGMVSDRIGRRPVIYLGLVIFALGSVLAAQADSIWGVIAGRILQGAGAISAAVMALLSDLTREQHRTKAMAMIGMSIGLSFAVAMVVGPLLTSAFGLSGLFLATAGLALVGILLIAFVVPNTHSTLQHRESGVARQALGPTLRHPDLLRLDIGIFILHAILMASFVALPLAFVERGGLPKEEHWWVYLTALFISFFAMVPFIIYGEKKRKMKRVLAGAVSVLLLVEVFFWQWADNLRGLVIGTVVFFTAFNLLEASLPSLVSKVSPAGGKGTAMGVYSTSQFLGAALGGILGGWLFQHGGLNTVFLGCAVLCAVWLVVALRMNEPPYVTSLRMPLTPEAVREAGLTERLMAVPGVTDAVVVAEEAAIYIKLDTKILDRTTLERLVNPASSACEA, from the coding sequence ATGCACGACACCCACAACGAGCGCATGAGTGGCAGCGAAACCCGCGCCGCAGGCGGCCTGGCCCTGGTCTTTGCCTTTCGTATGCTGGGCATGTTCATGGTCTTGCCGGTGCTGGCCACCTACGGCATGGACCTGGCCGGCGCCACGCCCGCGCTGATCGGCCTGGCCATTGGCGCCTATGGCCTGACCCAGGCGTTCTTGCAGATCCCGTTCGGGATGGTGTCCGACCGCATTGGCCGCCGTCCGGTGATCTACCTGGGGCTGGTGATCTTCGCGCTGGGCAGCGTGCTGGCGGCACAGGCCGACTCTATCTGGGGGGTAATCGCCGGGCGAATTCTGCAGGGCGCGGGGGCGATTTCCGCCGCCGTCATGGCGCTGCTGTCCGACCTTACCCGCGAACAGCACCGCACCAAGGCCATGGCCATGATCGGCATGAGCATCGGCCTGTCGTTCGCCGTAGCCATGGTCGTCGGCCCGCTGTTGACCAGTGCCTTCGGCTTGTCAGGATTGTTCCTGGCCACGGCAGGCCTTGCCCTGGTCGGTATTCTGCTGATCGCCTTCGTCGTACCCAACACCCATAGCACCTTGCAGCATCGCGAATCGGGTGTCGCACGCCAGGCGCTCGGCCCAACGCTGCGTCATCCCGACCTTCTGCGCCTGGACATCGGTATCTTCATCCTTCATGCCATCCTCATGGCCAGCTTCGTCGCGTTACCCCTGGCCTTCGTCGAGCGGGGCGGCCTGCCCAAGGAAGAGCATTGGTGGGTGTACCTGACCGCGCTATTCATCTCATTTTTTGCAATGGTCCCGTTCATCATCTACGGCGAAAAAAAGCGCAAGATGAAACGCGTGCTGGCTGGAGCGGTCAGTGTGTTGCTGCTGGTCGAGGTGTTCTTCTGGCAGTGGGCTGACAACTTGCGCGGACTGGTGATTGGCACCGTGGTATTCTTTACTGCATTCAACCTGCTGGAAGCCTCGCTGCCTTCGCTGGTTAGCAAGGTGTCGCCTGCGGGCGGCAAGGGAACGGCAATGGGGGTGTACTCCACTAGCCAGTTCCTGGGTGCTGCCCTTGGAGGAATCCTCGGCGGCTGGTTGTTCCAGCACGGTGGGCTGAACACGGTGTTCCTGGGTTGCGCGGTGCTGTGTGCCGTTTGGCTGGTCGTCGCATTGCGCATGAACGAGCCGCCCTATGTGACCAGCCTGCGCATGCCGCTGACGCCCGAGGCAGTCCGGGAAGCCGGGTTGACCGAACGCCTGATGGCCGTGCCGGGTGTAACCGACGCCGTTGTGGTGGCAGAAGAAGCCGCCATCTATATCAAACTGGATACGAAAATTTTGGACCGTACGACCCTCGAGCGTCTGGTAAACCCAGCCTCATCGGCGTGCGAAGCCTAG